One stretch of Saccharomonospora xinjiangensis XJ-54 DNA includes these proteins:
- the yczE gene encoding membrane protein YczE produces the protein MKTSVELSPVPVTTAPALRLTQLFVGLVCFGTSMAMMTRSGLGLNPWDVLHEGVADRTALSFGTVTALTAVAVLALWIPLRQRPGVGTVANVAVIAVVVDLVRWVLPDAHHLAWQVGLLLGGIVLNGFATAVYVGARLGPGPRDGLMTGLSARTNWSVRLVRTAIEVVVLAVGWLLGGTVGVGTVLFALAIGPLTQLFLPYVTWSPKRA, from the coding sequence GTGAAGACCTCCGTCGAACTCAGCCCCGTGCCTGTCACGACGGCTCCCGCTCTGCGACTGACCCAGCTCTTCGTCGGTTTGGTGTGCTTCGGCACCAGCATGGCGATGATGACCCGCTCGGGACTGGGGTTGAATCCGTGGGACGTGTTGCATGAGGGCGTGGCCGACCGCACCGCCCTCAGTTTCGGTACCGTCACCGCACTGACGGCGGTTGCCGTGCTGGCGCTGTGGATTCCCCTGCGGCAGAGGCCGGGCGTCGGCACCGTGGCGAACGTCGCCGTCATCGCCGTGGTCGTGGACCTGGTGAGATGGGTGCTTCCCGACGCGCATCACCTGGCGTGGCAGGTGGGGTTGCTGCTCGGTGGCATCGTGCTGAACGGCTTCGCGACGGCCGTCTATGTCGGGGCGCGCCTCGGGCCGGGACCACGGGACGGGCTCATGACCGGGCTGTCGGCACGCACGAACTGGTCTGTGCGGCTGGTGCGCACGGCCATCGAGGTCGTGGTGCTCGCGGTGGGATGGCTGCTCGGCGGCACCGTCGGCGTGGGCACAGTGCTGTTCGCGCTGGCCATCGGCCCGCTGACACAGCTGTTCCTGCCGTATGTCACGTGGTCGCCGAAGCGTGCGTGA
- a CDS encoding Clp protease N-terminal domain-containing protein — protein sequence MFERFDRAVKAVVVGSQAIAVEKSCTHVDSSHLTSALLRQPVGALNRVLAENGVEPDEVEAELDTMRRRGGVSDAEVEALAAIGIDVEDMLDRLSKDSGESSGSRRRGFFGGHLPFSDAARRVLLRSLEEAKELGEKRITVDHVLLAVLGVQGPVADVLADAGVTRSAVRRHLGAT from the coding sequence ATGTTCGAAAGGTTCGACCGGGCGGTGAAGGCCGTTGTCGTGGGATCGCAGGCCATCGCCGTGGAGAAGAGCTGCACACACGTCGATTCGAGCCACCTGACTTCTGCGCTCCTGCGGCAGCCCGTCGGCGCGTTGAATCGCGTGCTCGCCGAGAACGGGGTGGAACCCGATGAGGTCGAGGCGGAACTCGACACGATGCGCAGGCGAGGAGGCGTCAGCGATGCAGAGGTCGAGGCGCTGGCCGCCATAGGAATCGATGTTGAGGACATGCTTGACCGGCTGAGCAAGGACAGCGGCGAGTCCTCAGGGTCCCGTCGTCGAGGCTTCTTCGGCGGCCACCTGCCTTTTTCCGACGCGGCGCGGCGTGTGCTGCTTCGCTCACTGGAGGAGGCGAAGGAACTCGGCGAGAAGCGGATCACCGTGGACCACGTTCTGCTGGCCGTGCTGGGGGTTCAGGGTCCGGTGGCAGACGTGCTCGCGGACGCGGGCGTTACCCGCAGCGCCGTTCGCAGGCACCTGGGAGCCACCTGA
- a CDS encoding helix-turn-helix domain-containing protein, producing the protein MVEATELAARAGDRDPKTGLRAVAALRRLLEQLEAIQVRSARAQGWSWQEIADALGVSKQAVHKKHGRR; encoded by the coding sequence ATGGTCGAGGCAACAGAACTCGCCGCGCGAGCGGGCGATCGTGACCCGAAGACCGGGCTCCGTGCCGTGGCGGCGCTGCGGCGCCTGCTCGAGCAACTCGAAGCGATCCAGGTGCGCAGCGCGCGGGCACAGGGATGGTCCTGGCAGGAGATCGCCGACGCGTTGGGTGTGAGCAAGCAAGCGGTCCACAAGAAGCATGGGAGGCGCTGA
- a CDS encoding DUF998 domain-containing protein produces MGRLGAKGIPDTVPAGTVEFNSARVRTWTFAATAALGWALFTLTVLHLVSSFDPITDPVSRYAFTDSGKGMLEASLLSFAVGVVAVRGALLASGLRLGRTATILFFAAALGLAAAALFPATFTSDIAPVSGLIHQYASLVAFLAVPGVALCVLDQLRDTDESSRGTRRVLVWFTSAAIGLLILFGASYLAGKMALAASSLSSLPALIGSLPEAALQRLVFVVDFALLATLLTLANRTAISRAGRG; encoded by the coding sequence ATGGGGCGACTGGGCGCAAAGGGGATACCGGACACGGTTCCAGCGGGAACCGTCGAATTCAACTCCGCTCGGGTACGTACGTGGACCTTCGCGGCCACCGCCGCGCTGGGGTGGGCGCTCTTCACGTTGACCGTCCTGCACCTCGTCAGCTCGTTCGACCCGATCACCGACCCGGTCAGCCGCTACGCCTTCACCGACAGCGGCAAGGGGATGTTGGAGGCCAGCCTGCTGTCCTTCGCCGTGGGTGTCGTCGCGGTGCGCGGCGCGCTCCTCGCCTCGGGGCTGCGACTCGGCCGCACCGCGACGATTCTCTTCTTCGCCGCAGCACTGGGGCTGGCCGCTGCCGCGCTCTTTCCCGCAACGTTCACCTCGGACATCGCCCCGGTCAGCGGCCTGATCCACCAGTACGCGAGCCTGGTCGCCTTCCTCGCCGTTCCCGGTGTCGCGCTGTGCGTACTCGACCAGCTTCGCGACACCGATGAATCGTCGCGTGGCACGCGGCGCGTGCTGGTGTGGTTCACATCGGCGGCGATCGGCCTGCTCATCCTCTTCGGGGCGAGCTACCTCGCAGGCAAGATGGCGCTCGCAGCGTCGTCGTTGTCGTCGTTGCCCGCACTGATCGGCTCGCTGCCGGAGGCTGCGCTCCAACGCCTGGTGTTCGTCGTGGACTTCGCCCTGCTCGCCACCTTGCTGACCCTCGCGAACCGGACCGCGATCTCGCGGGCGGGCCGCGGGTAA
- a CDS encoding cytochrome P450 — MTRRAGVLDTARFAGEVVGPTLAGGVLKRRPKIMALIDRLQLDKVAVSALRRLRARYGSGPVLLRLPGRRVAVLLEEGQVARVLSGTPSPFSPAAWEKRMALGHFQPHAVLATPMPLRKPRRRYNETVLETSREEHSLATHIRAVVKEEAADLLGDLRELGWSRFEQSWWRVVRRIVLGDGARDDTELTDTLAALRLRGNWAFLLPKAQRRSDRFRERLDAHLTRAEPGSLAAVISRLPSDEEIDPHGQVPHWLFAFDAAGMVTLRTLALLAIHPERAEAARDDIASGDPTLPFLRACVLDTVRLWPTTPIVLRESTTATSWDGTQLAPNTLFVVFAPFFHRDPDRVAFADRFAPEAWLDGRATNVPALIPFSDGPGRCPGENLVLLVTSTLLAELLGAGDFTLLAPRTLRSRTHAHDRLPATLDNFALRFAVTAHEARPSSS; from the coding sequence ATGACCCGCCGCGCCGGCGTTCTCGACACGGCCAGGTTCGCCGGTGAGGTGGTGGGACCCACACTCGCGGGCGGCGTGCTCAAGCGCAGGCCGAAGATCATGGCGCTCATCGACCGCCTCCAACTCGACAAGGTGGCGGTGAGCGCGCTGCGGCGGCTGCGGGCCCGGTACGGCTCCGGGCCCGTTCTTCTGCGGTTGCCGGGACGCAGGGTGGCTGTGTTGCTCGAAGAGGGCCAGGTGGCCCGCGTTCTCTCCGGCACTCCCTCTCCGTTCAGTCCCGCCGCGTGGGAGAAACGCATGGCCCTCGGGCACTTTCAGCCCCACGCCGTGCTCGCGACGCCGATGCCGCTACGAAAGCCGCGTCGCCGATACAACGAAACGGTCCTGGAGACCTCCCGCGAGGAGCATTCCCTTGCCACGCACATCCGCGCCGTCGTCAAAGAGGAGGCAGCGGACCTGCTCGGTGATCTCCGCGAGCTCGGCTGGAGCCGGTTCGAGCAGTCGTGGTGGCGCGTAGTGCGAAGGATCGTGCTCGGCGACGGCGCCAGGGACGACACCGAACTCACCGACACACTCGCGGCCCTTCGCCTTCGAGGCAACTGGGCTTTCCTCCTGCCCAAGGCCCAGCGGCGCAGCGACCGTTTCCGTGAACGTCTCGACGCTCACCTCACCAGGGCCGAGCCGGGCAGCCTCGCGGCCGTGATCTCGCGGCTGCCCTCGGACGAGGAGATCGATCCACACGGCCAGGTTCCGCATTGGCTGTTCGCGTTCGACGCGGCCGGCATGGTGACACTTCGAACGCTCGCGCTGCTGGCGATCCACCCCGAGCGGGCGGAAGCGGCGCGCGACGACATCGCGAGCGGCGATCCCACCCTGCCGTTCCTCAGGGCGTGCGTGCTGGACACCGTGCGACTGTGGCCGACAACGCCGATCGTGCTGCGCGAAAGCACCACGGCCACGTCCTGGGACGGCACTCAGCTTGCGCCCAACACACTGTTCGTGGTGTTCGCGCCCTTCTTCCATCGCGATCCTGACCGTGTCGCGTTCGCGGACAGGTTCGCGCCCGAGGCGTGGCTCGACGGACGTGCGACGAACGTCCCAGCATTGATCCCGTTCAGCGACGGCCCTGGCCGGTGCCCTGGCGAGAACCTGGTGCTGCTGGTCACGAGCACGCTGCTGGCGGAACTACTCGGTGCGGGCGACTTCACGCTACTCGCGCCGAGGACACTCCGTTCGCGCACGCACGCGCACGACCGTTTACCGGCGACCCTGGACAACTTCGCGCTGCGGTTCGCCGTCACCGCTCACGAGGCTCGCCCAAGTTCCTCGTAG
- a CDS encoding FAD-linked oxidase C-terminal domain-containing protein: MGNATLRSALAAAVGESNVISDPVGLRSYECDGLTGFRVVPDLVVLPVDTAGVAAAVRACHEHGVPFVARGAGTGLSGGALPVADGVVISLQRLRDVVEIDPIDRRATLQPGVTNLDITKAAAPHGLYFAPDPSSQQVCTIGGNVAENSGGAHCLKYGFTTNHVLSMTIVLPDGEVVTLGGDTNEQLGPDLRGVFIGSEGTLGIVCEVTVRLLPVPETVRTLLADFDSVREAGEVVSDIVAAGIVPAAVEMMDNLAIQAAERAVNAGYTLSTAAALVVELDGPAGECAAQFEQVRQICERHNCTRLHIAGNTAERARIWKGRKAAFAAMGRISPDYFVQDGVVPRTRLAEVLGRIEDMGRAEGLRVANVFHAGDGNLHPLVLYNAEEGEQDRAEELSKRIAELCVELGGSLSGEHGIGTDKACSMPRMFGTDDLTTMDRVRSAFDPRRLCNPGKLLPTPRLCGEAPGPYRPHPLEQAGVIERL; the protein is encoded by the coding sequence ATGGGCAACGCGACGTTGCGTTCAGCTCTGGCCGCCGCGGTCGGCGAGAGCAACGTGATCTCCGACCCGGTGGGTCTGCGCAGTTACGAGTGTGACGGGCTCACCGGCTTCCGCGTGGTCCCCGACCTTGTCGTGCTTCCCGTCGATACCGCAGGGGTGGCCGCAGCCGTGCGGGCGTGCCACGAGCACGGTGTTCCGTTCGTGGCACGAGGAGCGGGAACGGGACTGTCCGGTGGCGCTCTTCCCGTCGCCGACGGCGTGGTGATCTCCCTCCAACGGCTGCGCGACGTGGTGGAGATCGACCCGATCGACCGGCGCGCCACCCTGCAACCAGGCGTGACAAACCTCGACATCACCAAGGCCGCGGCACCGCACGGGCTGTACTTCGCGCCGGACCCTTCGAGCCAGCAGGTCTGCACGATCGGCGGCAACGTGGCCGAGAACTCCGGTGGCGCACACTGCCTCAAGTACGGCTTCACCACCAACCACGTACTCTCGATGACCATCGTGCTGCCCGACGGCGAGGTGGTCACCCTCGGCGGCGACACGAACGAACAACTCGGACCCGACCTGCGCGGCGTGTTCATCGGCTCCGAAGGCACGCTCGGCATCGTCTGCGAGGTCACGGTGCGGCTGCTTCCAGTGCCGGAGACCGTGCGTACGCTGCTCGCCGACTTCGACTCCGTCCGCGAGGCCGGTGAGGTGGTCAGCGACATCGTGGCCGCGGGCATCGTGCCCGCCGCAGTGGAGATGATGGACAACCTCGCCATCCAGGCCGCGGAACGGGCCGTCAACGCGGGATACACGCTGAGCACCGCTGCGGCACTCGTCGTGGAACTGGACGGACCGGCCGGCGAGTGTGCCGCGCAGTTCGAGCAGGTGCGGCAGATCTGCGAGCGGCACAACTGCACTCGGCTGCACATCGCGGGCAACACAGCCGAGCGCGCCAGAATCTGGAAGGGCCGCAAAGCGGCCTTCGCCGCGATGGGCCGCATCAGCCCCGACTACTTCGTGCAGGACGGCGTCGTGCCCCGCACGCGCCTCGCCGAGGTGCTCGGCCGCATCGAGGACATGGGCCGCGCGGAAGGGCTGCGGGTGGCCAACGTCTTCCACGCAGGCGACGGGAACCTGCATCCGCTCGTCCTCTACAACGCCGAGGAAGGTGAGCAGGACAGGGCCGAGGAGTTGTCCAAGCGGATCGCGGAACTCTGCGTCGAGTTGGGCGGCTCGCTGTCGGGCGAACACGGCATCGGCACCGACAAGGCATGTTCGATGCCGCGCATGTTCGGCACCGACGACCTGACCACGATGGACAGGGTGCGTTCCGCATTCGACCCGCGACGGCTGTGCAACCCGGGCAAACTGCTGCCGACGCCGAGGCTGTGCGGCGAGGCCCCCGGCCCCTACCGCCCACACCCGCTGGAGCAGGCTGGAGTGATCGAACGGCTATGA
- a CDS encoding FAD-binding oxidoreductase produces the protein MTPTAPTVLAPTDLGEAHAALAEARGEIDIRGAATASGWADAPRPVATVLDTTRMTGILAYNPADMTVSVRAGTPLRDLADELAAHGQRVAFDAARVRRGATVGGLVATADSGPLSLAYGSLRDLVIGATLVLADGTVARTGGHVIKNVAGYDLAKLVHGSYGVFGLIAEVVLRLHPIPATTRTVRVDAPLRDAAGHVVSLLRGHSEPVALEWLDGMLLVRVEGTPEGTGARARQLANDLKGTVLDEDTAAALWKRHDESVRAANVRIGVRPSRLPAVLEACGTPGPEGAGAAVGLGTGVATLSVPGSGIEAVHDAVTAVGGTSVVRRAVAPGVRAWGQIPSAVRVLRAVKDELDPSGRLCPGRLGSWLDGEATA, from the coding sequence ATGACCCCGACCGCACCGACCGTCCTCGCACCCACCGACCTCGGCGAAGCACACGCGGCACTCGCCGAGGCGCGGGGTGAGATCGACATCCGGGGAGCGGCGACGGCGTCGGGCTGGGCCGACGCCCCGCGCCCCGTCGCCACCGTCCTCGACACGACGCGGATGACGGGGATCCTCGCCTACAACCCGGCCGACATGACCGTGTCGGTGAGGGCGGGAACGCCGCTGCGTGACCTCGCCGACGAACTCGCCGCCCACGGGCAACGCGTCGCGTTCGACGCGGCAAGGGTGCGGCGCGGTGCCACGGTGGGCGGCCTCGTCGCGACGGCCGACTCCGGACCGCTGTCCCTCGCCTACGGTTCCCTTCGCGACCTCGTGATCGGCGCGACGCTCGTGCTCGCCGACGGCACGGTGGCCCGCACGGGAGGTCACGTCATCAAGAACGTCGCGGGCTACGACCTGGCGAAACTCGTTCACGGCTCCTACGGGGTGTTCGGTCTGATCGCCGAGGTGGTGCTTCGACTGCATCCGATACCCGCGACCACCCGCACCGTGCGCGTCGATGCCCCGCTGCGGGACGCGGCAGGGCACGTCGTGTCGTTGCTGCGCGGGCACAGCGAGCCGGTGGCGCTGGAATGGCTGGACGGGATGTTGCTCGTGCGAGTGGAAGGCACACCAGAGGGCACGGGCGCACGAGCGCGTCAGCTCGCGAACGACCTGAAGGGGACGGTGCTCGACGAGGACACCGCCGCTGCACTGTGGAAGCGCCACGACGAGTCGGTGCGGGCGGCGAACGTCCGGATCGGGGTGCGGCCGAGCAGGCTTCCCGCCGTGCTCGAAGCATGCGGCACGCCCGGTCCCGAGGGCGCCGGAGCGGCCGTCGGACTCGGCACGGGAGTGGCGACGCTGTCCGTTCCCGGCTCGGGAATCGAGGCGGTGCACGACGCCGTGACGGCGGTCGGCGGAACATCCGTGGTTCGGCGCGCCGTGGCCCCCGGCGTGCGCGCCTGGGGCCAGATTCCCTCCGCCGTGCGGGTGCTGCGAGCTGTGAAGGACGAACTCGATCCGAGCGGCCGACTGTGTCCCGGCCGCCTCGGGTCGTGGTTGGACGGGGAGGCGACAGCATGA